One window of the Candidatus Saccharibacteria bacterium genome contains the following:
- a CDS encoding YihY/virulence factor BrkB family protein gives MASAVKKRNFIERKIDWLDHFQQKSLFSFPYAVLKKHSDDEAGYQATLIAYYGFLSIFPLLIVGTGIVQILSQNDPTLRETFLRNATSYFPAIGNTLADSIKTPSKSGLAVFLGLLIALYGTKGVAHAVQHALNHVWSVPRNRRAGFPNSTFKSFGIIAFAGVGFIAAATLIGYTTAAEHELWARMLLGTGGFIALFSVFWGVYTFGSSARRHPVVNVYGALFAAVGFLVLQTLGSYIIANQLKSQTGLTAQFAVVLAILFWLYLQAQVFLLGAELASVRFHRLWPRSITPQPPLPADHKAYDLYRHRETFTDDKPVGH, from the coding sequence ATGGCATCCGCGGTGAAAAAAAGAAATTTCATAGAACGAAAAATAGACTGGCTTGACCACTTTCAGCAAAAATCTTTGTTCTCGTTTCCCTACGCCGTACTCAAAAAACATAGTGATGATGAAGCTGGCTACCAGGCCACTCTTATTGCCTACTATGGGTTTTTATCTATATTCCCACTCCTTATAGTCGGCACCGGCATTGTGCAAATATTATCCCAAAATGACCCAACGCTTCGTGAAACTTTTTTGCGTAACGCTACGAGCTATTTTCCGGCCATAGGCAATACCCTTGCAGACAGTATCAAAACTCCAAGCAAAAGTGGCCTAGCCGTTTTCCTGGGCTTACTGATTGCACTGTACGGCACCAAAGGCGTAGCACACGCAGTGCAACACGCCCTCAACCACGTATGGTCCGTACCGCGAAACCGCAGAGCCGGCTTCCCTAACTCAACGTTCAAGAGCTTTGGGATAATCGCTTTTGCCGGAGTAGGGTTCATTGCCGCAGCCACACTCATCGGGTATACCACGGCAGCAGAGCATGAGCTATGGGCACGCATGTTGCTAGGCACGGGCGGGTTCATTGCGCTCTTTAGTGTGTTTTGGGGGGTGTATACATTTGGGTCATCGGCGCGACGGCATCCTGTGGTAAATGTGTACGGTGCACTTTTTGCCGCCGTAGGGTTCCTCGTTCTGCAGACGCTCGGTAGCTATATTATTGCCAACCAGTTGAAATCGCAGACTGGCCTAACGGCCCAGTTTGCAGTGGTACTTGCTATATTGTTTTGGCTCTACCTGCAAGCACAGGTATTTTTGCTTGGAGCAGAGCTCGCAAGTGTGCGATTTCATCGCCTGTGGCCACGTAGCATTACCCCTCAGCCGCCGCTACCCGCCGACCACAAAGCCTACGACCTATATAGACACCGCGAAACTTTCACCGATGACAAGCCCGTTGGACACTAA
- a CDS encoding YmdB family metallophosphoesterase, with amino-acid sequence MKILYVGDVMAEMGMRAVEKMLPGLVRSEGIDFVVAQAENVTEGKGMSPEDMARLQAAGVQAFSGGNHSFTDERLTSFLEDPQQPVVGPANMVGCPGPGYKLVDSPKSIVLVVSILGSIVGKQAEVETENPLKKIDEILAAVPRESYAASVVNLHGDFSSEKIVFGHYLDGRVSMVVGDHWHVPTADAQVLPKGTAHITDVGMCGSLDSSLGVTFDSIIPRWRDGYQTRNELETSGRMQFCALLAEIDDSTGRAVHVRHIREVWE; translated from the coding sequence ATGAAAATCCTCTACGTGGGCGATGTTATGGCCGAAATGGGTATGCGGGCAGTTGAGAAAATGTTGCCGGGTTTGGTACGTAGTGAGGGCATAGACTTTGTGGTGGCGCAGGCAGAAAACGTTACAGAGGGGAAGGGCATGTCGCCAGAAGACATGGCGCGCCTGCAAGCTGCTGGCGTGCAGGCATTTTCGGGCGGGAACCATTCATTTACAGATGAGCGTTTAACTTCATTTCTCGAAGACCCGCAGCAGCCAGTGGTCGGTCCGGCCAATATGGTTGGTTGCCCAGGGCCGGGCTATAAGCTCGTTGATTCGCCCAAAAGTATAGTTCTGGTGGTGAGTATACTTGGTAGCATAGTCGGTAAGCAGGCCGAAGTAGAGACAGAAAATCCGTTGAAGAAAATCGACGAAATCCTCGCGGCTGTTCCCCGCGAATCATACGCCGCCAGCGTTGTGAACCTACACGGTGATTTTAGTAGCGAGAAAATTGTGTTTGGCCACTACCTCGATGGCCGCGTGAGCATGGTGGTTGGTGACCACTGGCATGTGCCGACGGCGGACGCACAGGTGCTCCCGAAGGGCACGGCACACATAACCGACGTTGGTATGTGTGGCTCGCTGGACTCTTCCCTGGGCGTAACATTCGACAGCATAATACCGCGTTGGCGCGACGGCTACCAAACGCGAAATGAACTTGAGACATCCGGCCGTATGCAGTTCTGCGCCCTGCTCGCCGAAATAGACGATTCCACCGGTCGCGCTGTACACGTCCGCCACATTCGCGAGGTGTGGGAATAA
- a CDS encoding class F sortase — protein sequence MSDARLTLDNQVFAGTLRYKRRSVSYVPRPVQSRTIQDIATVRRQPLSPKASHKTSVKTSAPRQYMDVKPKHMRHHGAQPAATIQPRQDVYATKRARGKKRRPLRALLRKQTIMYFAAAVVFGFGLYVSLGGFIANKQVAVQVKTLQNKAQVKGDATGSTDETVPPSTEKPSAATIRNYAVSPLRPRYVDIPKLKVHARVLPMGVDRKNELQAPYGIYDAGWYNGSSQPGENGAMLIDGHSGIGATRGIFHDLTKLSGGDDISVKRGDGQVFTYKVVDVKVVDKEQVDMGSMIVSADTAKPGLTLITCAGSQVPGTFSLKQRVLVRAVMQ from the coding sequence ATGTCCGACGCGCGCTTGACGCTCGACAACCAGGTTTTTGCAGGAACACTACGGTACAAGCGCCGTAGTGTTTCCTATGTGCCGCGACCAGTGCAGTCGCGGACCATCCAAGATATTGCTACTGTCCGAAGACAGCCTCTTTCGCCAAAAGCGTCGCACAAAACCTCTGTTAAAACGTCCGCCCCGCGGCAATACATGGACGTTAAGCCAAAACATATGAGGCATCATGGCGCCCAACCCGCTGCAACAATCCAGCCCCGTCAAGATGTCTACGCCACAAAGCGAGCAAGAGGAAAGAAGCGTCGTCCGCTAAGGGCGCTCCTGCGAAAACAGACAATAATGTATTTTGCTGCAGCCGTGGTGTTTGGCTTTGGCTTATATGTAAGCTTGGGCGGCTTTATTGCCAACAAACAGGTTGCCGTGCAGGTAAAGACACTTCAGAATAAGGCACAAGTAAAGGGCGACGCAACAGGTAGTACTGATGAAACGGTACCGCCTTCGACTGAAAAACCTTCTGCCGCTACTATTCGGAACTACGCGGTGTCTCCGTTGAGGCCGCGTTATGTTGATATTCCAAAACTGAAAGTCCACGCTCGAGTCTTGCCTATGGGTGTTGACCGGAAAAATGAGCTTCAGGCTCCGTATGGTATTTACGACGCGGGCTGGTACAATGGGTCTTCGCAACCAGGTGAAAATGGGGCTATGCTAATCGATGGGCACTCGGGTATTGGAGCGACGCGCGGTATCTTCCACGACCTAACTAAGCTCAGTGGCGGTGATGATATCTCGGTCAAGCGTGGTGATGGACAAGTATTTACCTACAAAGTAGTTGATGTAAAAGTTGTAGACAAAGAGCAGGTTGATATGGGGAGCATGATTGTCTCGGCCGATACTGCGAAGCCGGGGTTGACGCTGATTACCTGTGCGGGTAGTCAAGTCCCCGGGACATTTTCGCTAAAGCAGCGCGTGCTTGTTCGTGCTGTCATGCAGTAA
- a CDS encoding IS1 family transposase, producing MRAKRCPFFHCTNVKKNGIRRGLQRYVCEDCGASWQSKPRPDRRLKKLWHQYAFDGRTVRDLARSHKVGETRIRSCLAAYVPPAIVHKPRVVAVVMDVTYFDGWGMLVVIDPTANTALGENTVLYYAVLEGTERTRDYEVATDTLESLGYCIIMATIDGRRGVKTMLEDHAIPVQYCQFHQLMAMTRCLTRRPRLAQNVALRHIALTLTRTDITTFAAALADWYEQYGSWLKERDDITGRYAHERTRRAYFSLVRNLDNLFTYQHDYMQAYQRDTGKNPANTTNALEGRFGVWKDRLTAHRGTSKQRTITILRSFFSERTD from the coding sequence ATGAGAGCGAAACGCTGTCCGTTTTTTCATTGTACCAACGTAAAGAAGAATGGTATACGCCGTGGCTTACAACGCTATGTTTGTGAAGATTGCGGTGCATCATGGCAAAGTAAACCACGACCAGACAGACGTCTAAAAAAACTCTGGCATCAGTATGCATTTGATGGCCGAACAGTCCGTGATCTCGCCCGTTCGCATAAGGTCGGTGAGACACGTATACGATCATGTCTCGCTGCATATGTGCCACCAGCTATTGTCCACAAGCCTCGTGTGGTTGCCGTCGTCATGGATGTCACCTACTTTGATGGCTGGGGTATGTTAGTCGTTATTGACCCTACTGCGAATACAGCCCTGGGCGAGAACACTGTCCTCTACTATGCCGTTCTGGAGGGGACAGAGCGAACCAGGGATTATGAGGTCGCAACAGATACACTTGAGTCCTTAGGCTACTGCATCATCATGGCAACCATTGACGGGCGTAGAGGCGTGAAGACAATGCTAGAAGATCATGCCATACCTGTACAGTACTGTCAGTTTCATCAACTCATGGCTATGACCAGATGCCTCACTCGTCGACCCAGGCTTGCGCAGAACGTTGCACTGAGACACATAGCACTTACCCTCACGAGAACTGACATCACCACGTTTGCAGCTGCCTTGGCGGATTGGTACGAACAGTACGGCTCATGGCTCAAAGAGCGAGATGACATAACAGGAAGATACGCTCATGAACGTACCAGGCGAGCCTACTTCAGCCTCGTCCGCAACCTGGACAATTTGTTTACCTACCAGCACGACTACATGCAAGCGTACCAACGAGATACTGGCAAGAACCCAGCCAATACCACCAACGCATTAGAAGGTAGATTTGGTGTCTGGAAAGACAGGCTAACCGCACACAGAGGAACCTCAAAACAGCGTACAATTACAATCCTCCGTAGTTTCTTCTCTGAGAGAACAGATTAA
- a CDS encoding sortase, whose translation MTPQKRRFGFTTKAALYILTMGILLCASVYPLALREYDKQFKAYAAALPDYTKITPPVPFAIGRPIKIEVPSVGISLPVVDGSYDTVSRTWTLHNDKVQFDTASKLANSREGNTFIYGHATSWVFGPLLGIQPGAEAIITTDKGFVFVYKLVSHEVVDPTNVGVLNYSGPPRLMLQTCTGPTLSEFRQLFYFTYSGRK comes from the coding sequence ATGACACCGCAGAAAAGGCGTTTTGGGTTTACCACGAAAGCAGCACTGTATATCCTGACCATGGGCATATTGCTTTGCGCATCTGTTTACCCGCTTGCGTTGCGTGAGTATGACAAACAGTTTAAGGCCTATGCTGCAGCCCTGCCTGACTATACAAAAATAACTCCACCGGTCCCGTTTGCCATTGGTCGACCAATCAAGATAGAAGTTCCTAGTGTTGGAATCAGCCTACCGGTGGTAGACGGCTCATACGATACTGTTTCGAGAACCTGGACACTTCATAACGACAAAGTTCAGTTTGACACAGCATCAAAGTTGGCAAATTCACGCGAGGGCAATACTTTTATATACGGTCATGCCACCTCGTGGGTCTTTGGCCCGCTACTAGGAATTCAGCCCGGTGCTGAAGCTATCATAACGACAGACAAAGGATTTGTTTTTGTATATAAACTGGTCAGTCACGAGGTGGTTGACCCAACAAATGTCGGCGTTCTGAACTACAGCGGACCTCCGCGGCTCATGCTACAAACTTGCACTGGCCCAACGCTCAGCGAATTCCGCCAGCTTTTTTACTTTACCTACAGCGGACGCAAGTAA
- the rny gene encoding ribonuclease Y, which produces MDPITILLAVAGLGLGYGSSTYLSKKKSAEADDKAAKELAKAKKEADKLVDEAREDARKVADQARKEEQTRRNELKDLENRLVQRETTLDKKLDELDKRSEKLRTGEDEVESLKNEIRDIRVKQQEKLEKIAKLSKADAAEKLMQMTERDIRNDLMGLVAKLQNEARDNAEESAGLLLVTAMERMASEVTAERTLTSVKLEDEEMKGRIIGKEGRNIQALQKATGVDIMVDDTPGYIVLSCFDPVRREVARQALELLLKDGRVHPGRIEEVVEKAQKNVEKDVVRAGEDAAREVGVIGVPKELLHMLGELRFRTSYGQNVLKHSTEMAHMAGMLAEELGANATTTKYATLFHDVGKALTHKMEGKHHHISGEMLRKYGAPEEVALAAEQHHDDMEATSLEAVIVRVCDAVSAARPGARNISAENFAERMKELENIANGFNGIEKSYAISAGREVRVFVKPQQIDDLSAIRLARDIATKIESSMNYPGTIKVNVIRETRAIEFAK; this is translated from the coding sequence ATGGATCCAATTACCATTTTGCTCGCGGTAGCAGGGCTTGGCCTTGGCTATGGCAGCAGCACATACCTCAGTAAAAAGAAATCTGCCGAGGCAGATGACAAGGCGGCCAAGGAGTTGGCAAAGGCGAAAAAAGAAGCCGACAAGCTTGTCGATGAAGCACGTGAAGACGCTCGCAAAGTCGCCGACCAGGCGCGCAAAGAAGAACAAACGCGCCGCAACGAACTGAAAGACCTCGAAAACCGACTGGTCCAGCGTGAGACGACGCTCGACAAAAAACTCGACGAACTCGACAAGCGCAGTGAAAAACTGCGCACTGGTGAGGACGAAGTAGAGTCGCTCAAAAACGAGATTCGTGATATTCGCGTAAAACAGCAGGAAAAGCTTGAGAAGATTGCCAAGCTTAGCAAAGCCGATGCAGCCGAAAAGCTCATGCAGATGACCGAGCGCGATATCCGCAACGACCTGATGGGTCTTGTTGCCAAGCTACAAAACGAAGCCCGTGACAACGCCGAGGAGTCAGCAGGTCTGCTGCTGGTCACCGCCATGGAACGTATGGCGAGTGAGGTAACGGCCGAGCGTACCCTGACGAGCGTGAAGCTAGAAGATGAGGAAATGAAGGGCCGAATTATCGGCAAAGAAGGCCGCAACATCCAGGCGCTACAGAAGGCAACAGGTGTCGACATAATGGTCGATGACACCCCGGGCTACATTGTCCTTAGTTGTTTTGACCCTGTACGCCGCGAGGTCGCTCGTCAGGCGCTCGAACTGCTTCTTAAAGACGGCCGGGTTCACCCAGGGCGCATCGAAGAAGTTGTCGAAAAAGCTCAGAAAAACGTTGAAAAAGACGTTGTCCGCGCCGGTGAAGACGCTGCCCGTGAAGTTGGCGTCATAGGCGTGCCAAAAGAGCTTTTGCATATGCTCGGCGAACTGCGCTTCCGCACCAGTTACGGCCAAAACGTCCTTAAACATTCCACCGAGATGGCGCACATGGCCGGCATGCTCGCCGAAGAACTCGGTGCTAATGCAACTACTACAAAGTACGCGACATTGTTTCACGACGTCGGCAAGGCGCTTACCCACAAAATGGAAGGCAAGCACCACCATATATCTGGCGAAATGCTTCGCAAGTATGGTGCGCCAGAAGAAGTTGCGCTTGCTGCCGAACAACACCATGATGACATGGAGGCGACGAGCCTGGAGGCGGTAATCGTACGTGTATGCGACGCAGTATCTGCCGCCCGACCAGGTGCACGCAACATTTCGGCCGAAAACTTTGCCGAGCGCATGAAGGAGCTAGAGAACATTGCCAATGGCTTTAACGGTATAGAGAAATCCTACGCCATCAGCGCCGGTCGTGAAGTCCGTGTGTTTGTTAAGCCACAGCAAATTGACGACCTCAGTGCCATCCGTCTTGCTCGCGACATTGCTACCAAAATAGAGAGCAGCATGAACTACCCAGGCACCATAAAGGTCAACGTCATCCGTGAAACTCGCGCCATCGAATTTGCGAAGTAG
- the pgsB gene encoding poly-gamma-glutamate synthase PgsB, protein MIIPLFVGLLYAIYLVFSAYDTRRYHRQLNQIPHRIHVNGIRGKSSVTRLIAASLREGGLQTAAKTTGTAARVIIDHDTDIPVPRKEADIAEQRRMISAYLGSKHSMYTSRPYQAIVFECMAINPLYQRYLERKIMRSTIGVITNVREDHMDLLGHTLADIARSLASTIPINGHLVTAETDPAILAILREECEKRGSKLHPVGTHRVSSRQMAKFAHFEYASNVAIAIKVAELIGINRQTALSGMHKANPDPGAFVLQELAVPNRTLFWANLFAINDRESFIYTANVLHEKVGPKTKKAVILNNRLDRPERVLQFVNICLDDIKADYIITFGDYEPQIKKELARHTKHRAKVLYLGNSTAYKNADGETLLRAITKKIRAKRCVLYGTVNIHTKQAEALLHVLEPAV, encoded by the coding sequence ATGATTATCCCCTTGTTTGTCGGCTTGCTGTACGCGATCTATCTCGTATTTTCAGCCTATGACACGCGGAGATATCACCGTCAGTTAAATCAGATTCCTCATCGTATTCACGTTAATGGTATCCGGGGTAAATCTTCGGTGACCCGCCTGATTGCTGCCTCGTTACGCGAAGGTGGGCTACAAACGGCCGCCAAGACTACCGGAACAGCCGCACGGGTTATTATTGATCACGACACAGACATTCCGGTGCCGCGCAAAGAAGCCGACATTGCCGAACAACGGCGCATGATTAGTGCATATCTTGGAAGCAAGCATAGCATGTACACCAGTCGGCCATACCAGGCAATTGTATTCGAGTGTATGGCGATTAACCCACTGTACCAGCGCTATCTCGAACGAAAAATTATGCGTTCTACGATCGGAGTTATCACCAACGTCCGTGAAGACCACATGGATCTGCTTGGACATACCTTGGCAGATATTGCTCGTAGCCTTGCTTCAACGATACCAATAAACGGCCACTTGGTGACTGCCGAAACCGACCCTGCAATTCTCGCCATTCTTCGAGAAGAGTGTGAGAAACGAGGTAGTAAACTCCATCCGGTTGGTACCCACCGCGTCAGCAGTAGGCAGATGGCCAAGTTTGCCCATTTTGAATATGCCAGCAATGTCGCCATCGCCATTAAGGTTGCCGAGCTCATCGGGATCAATCGACAAACCGCCCTGAGTGGGATGCACAAGGCGAATCCAGACCCTGGGGCATTTGTCCTGCAAGAGCTAGCTGTCCCCAATCGAACCCTGTTTTGGGCGAACCTCTTTGCTATTAACGACCGCGAGAGTTTTATCTATACAGCCAATGTCTTACACGAAAAAGTCGGGCCGAAGACGAAAAAGGCTGTTATCTTGAACAACCGTCTCGATCGCCCTGAACGAGTCCTCCAGTTCGTAAACATTTGTCTTGACGACATTAAAGCAGACTACATTATTACGTTTGGTGACTACGAGCCGCAGATCAAAAAAGAATTGGCACGGCACACCAAACATAGGGCAAAAGTCCTTTACCTAGGAAACTCGACTGCGTACAAGAATGCTGATGGCGAGACATTGTTACGTGCCATTACGAAAAAGATTCGCGCCAAACGATGCGTGCTGTATGGAACGGTCAATATCCACACGAAGCAAGCCGAAGCCCTGTTGCATGTTTTGGAGCCAGCCGTATGA
- a CDS encoding DUF2272 domain-containing protein, translating into MITRRLTKLPRFLRETLRTFFTGDRTPRRFVTQSLHTLSLIVFFSGVALAQHSATKPTALSLNQVTPANTTTSVSPSTPNTESNGLKRARIALAEYGKGVKERVPGCNCGQAVDVYTGGNPVQWCTAFASWVAQQAGTPVRNPDTHGWRIFNSQKFMAILQANHAFYSKQDLIDKKTTPQIGDFVISWRGNYAEKLGHVDIIVKLNPNGTADLVGGNVGNAISYRANYPYLDSYGFQGIGRP; encoded by the coding sequence ATGATCACACGCAGACTGACAAAGTTACCTCGTTTCCTTAGAGAAACCTTGCGTACCTTCTTTACCGGTGATCGGACGCCAAGACGCTTTGTAACACAAAGTCTTCACACGCTATCCCTCATCGTCTTCTTTAGTGGGGTTGCCCTCGCGCAGCATTCAGCCACCAAGCCTACGGCGCTCAGCCTCAACCAGGTCACGCCGGCGAACACGACCACCTCGGTATCACCTTCGACTCCAAATACCGAGAGTAATGGACTGAAACGAGCAAGGATTGCGCTCGCTGAGTACGGTAAAGGAGTAAAAGAACGAGTCCCTGGGTGCAACTGTGGCCAGGCAGTTGATGTTTACACCGGAGGTAACCCCGTCCAGTGGTGCACCGCCTTTGCAAGCTGGGTAGCCCAGCAAGCCGGTACTCCAGTGCGCAACCCGGATACCCACGGCTGGCGAATATTCAATTCCCAAAAATTTATGGCCATCCTCCAGGCAAACCATGCTTTCTACTCAAAACAAGATTTAATCGACAAGAAAACAACTCCTCAGATTGGTGACTTTGTTATATCTTGGCGTGGTAACTATGCAGAAAAGCTCGGTCACGTCGATATTATTGTGAAGTTAAACCCGAACGGTACGGCTGATCTCGTCGGTGGCAATGTCGGGAATGCCATTTCATACCGTGCAAACTATCCCTACCTCGATTCGTACGGTTTTCAAGGAATCGGGCGACCATAG
- a CDS encoding ISAzo13 family transposase, whose product MTETNTITQENQYELLRPVLNERQWRIYLGTEARKLGLGGISQVARVASVDRETVSRGIADSKAPPLLDRIRLPGGGRKTLTDTDPTLETDLEALLDPKGDPMSPIQWTTKSLSRLESTLNKAGHAVSYRTIGRILKAKGFSLQANKKNVEGVSHPDRDGQFQLINTTIKDFLATGDPVISVDCKKKELLGNFKNNGREWQPKGSAEVVNVYDFPSLADGKAVPYGIYDRLTNTGFVNVGTSADTSAFAVESIRRWWKEHGRKLYPNAKRLLITCDGGGSNGSRNRLWKKELQELVDEIGIPITIRHYPPATSKWNAIEHKLFSYISINWRAKPLTSLETIIRLISSTTTTSGLTVTAVADTNIYEKGIKISDKELAALNVRQEDFHGEWNYTIGVSA is encoded by the coding sequence ATGACAGAAACAAATACGATCACCCAAGAAAACCAATATGAACTACTACGCCCTGTTCTCAATGAACGCCAATGGCGTATATATCTCGGGACAGAAGCTCGTAAGCTAGGGCTCGGTGGTATCTCACAGGTTGCCAGGGTTGCCAGCGTAGATCGTGAGACGGTCTCCAGAGGGATAGCTGACAGTAAAGCCCCACCACTCCTTGACCGTATCCGTCTACCTGGTGGCGGCAGAAAGACACTGACGGATACTGACCCAACCCTGGAAACTGATCTTGAAGCACTACTCGATCCCAAGGGGGATCCAATGAGCCCAATACAGTGGACTACCAAATCACTCAGTAGGCTTGAGAGCACTCTCAACAAAGCCGGTCATGCAGTCAGCTACCGTACAATTGGCCGTATCCTCAAAGCAAAAGGCTTCTCCCTACAGGCAAATAAGAAGAACGTTGAGGGTGTTTCACACCCTGACCGGGACGGTCAGTTTCAATTGATCAATACTACCATCAAAGACTTTCTAGCAACCGGCGACCCTGTTATCTCAGTTGATTGTAAGAAAAAAGAACTCCTCGGCAACTTCAAGAACAATGGCCGGGAATGGCAGCCAAAAGGTAGCGCAGAAGTCGTCAATGTCTACGACTTTCCATCTCTCGCCGACGGCAAGGCGGTGCCGTACGGCATCTATGATCGACTCACAAACACCGGGTTCGTGAATGTCGGCACCAGTGCCGATACCTCAGCCTTTGCTGTTGAAAGTATCCGACGGTGGTGGAAGGAACATGGTCGTAAACTGTATCCCAATGCAAAGCGTCTCCTGATCACTTGTGACGGTGGCGGGAGTAATGGTTCACGGAACAGGTTGTGGAAGAAGGAATTACAGGAGTTGGTCGATGAGATAGGTATACCGATTACCATCAGGCATTACCCTCCAGCTACGAGCAAGTGGAATGCCATAGAGCATAAGCTCTTCTCATACATATCCATCAATTGGAGAGCGAAGCCATTGACTAGTCTAGAAACTATAATCCGACTTATCTCCAGCACAACCACCACATCAGGGCTGACAGTCACAGCCGTAGCCGATACGAATATCTATGAAAAAGGCATCAAGATATCTGACAAAGAGCTCGCCGCACTAAACGTGCGGCAAGAAGACTTTCATGGTGAGTGGAACTATACGATTGGGGTGTCGGCTTAG